The genomic region GCCCGCATGACGCTGCTCAGCGAGCTGACGGACCGCCTCGAGCTCAACCCGGATGCGACCTACCCACCGTTCCCGGTGTACCTGGCCGTTCCGACCACGTGGACCTTGTTGGACACCAACCCGGCCACCTGGCAGCGCTCCGCTGAAAGCATTGTGGACGAGACCTTCCACGGTTCCCGGGTGACGGGTAAGGAACGCCGGCAGGTCATCGGGTTCTTCGGACAGTTGGTCGAGCAGTGCCAGCAGGCGGGATCGGCGCTGAGCATCCTGCAGGTCGGCCGGTTGCGGGAAGGCGTCGCCGCCAGCCTGGGTGTGCACATCGCCTTCGTCGACGAGCAGACCGAGAGCACTGTCGGGCGGATCCGGGATTCGCTGCCCCGCACGGGGACCGTCGTCGAGCTCGACTCCGGAGTGGGCCCGGCGCTGCAACGCTCCGAACGCACCACCTTCATGCCTCCGGGCAGCGGTGAGCTGGTGTCGATGACCAGCATCCAGATCTTCGCCCCGATCCAGGGCACCAGCTGGACCGTAGTGCTGGCCACCGCCAGCGCCCACCCCGAACTCACCGAACCGGTGACCATGCTGCTGCAGAACATCGCGGTGTCGCTGCGGCTCACCGAGGACCCCGATGCGGACCCCGACGACGACAAACACAGTGACGACAACGAGGCGGCCGAGCAGTTCGAGCAGGCTTCGTCGACGCGTGGGCCGGGCATCGAACGCGGGTTCACCACGTTGATCCGCAAGAAGATCGGACCGGACACCGCGGAGCCGGTAGCCACCGACCCGGACACCACCGACGCGGGCGAATCGTCCGACGGGGACCCGACAGACGGCCCGGCAGGCAGCGCCGCACTGTGAGCGACCCCCGCCCGAAGATCATCCTGCAGGCTCACGCCACCCGCAGCGCGGTCGCGCTGGCGCTGTTGCTGCACGGCCACGACCGGTCGCCGCGGGAGGCGAAGAAGCCGATGTCCGCACTGATCGCCGGGCTGGTGCTGGCCGTGGTCATCGTGGTCGGTTTCTACGTGGCGTCGCGGCTGGGTTCGCTGCCGAAGAAGTGACTGCGAGCTGCTTCGTCCCCGTCGCAGCGGGTATCGGCTGCGGCGTGAACGTACTCGATGACATCTGGCGCCCCGGGGTCGGCCTGGTCGTCTGCGGAACCGCAGTCGGCGAGTGTGCGGTGCAGCGGGGCCACCACTATGCCCAGCGCGGCAACGGATTCTGGCGACTGCTGCACGACAGTGGATTGACGCCACGAATGCTGGCCGCGGACGAGGAGTCGCAGTTGCCGCACCACGACATCGGGCTGGTCGACCTCGTCAAGGACTCGACGTTGCCCTGCGGCTTCGACGTGGCGCGCCTGGAATCCGTCCTGCGCCAGGCACCTCCGCGGTGGATCGCGTTCAACGGGCGGGTGGGCGCCGACGCCGTCGCGCTGACCGTCGGCGCACCACGACCGCTGCTGGGCGTCCAGGACTGGATGTTCGCCGGCTCGCGGGTGTTCGTGCTGCCGAGCAGTAGCGGCGCGAACCAACGCAAGGACCACGGCGGACGGCCCCAGCGACTGGACTGGTGGTCCGAACTCGCCGAGGCCGTACCTGCGAAGACCCGCCGTCCGGA from Nakamurella sp. A5-74 harbors:
- a CDS encoding mismatch-specific DNA-glycosylase; the protein is MNVLDDIWRPGVGLVVCGTAVGECAVQRGHHYAQRGNGFWRLLHDSGLTPRMLAADEESQLPHHDIGLVDLVKDSTLPCGFDVARLESVLRQAPPRWIAFNGRVGADAVALTVGAPRPLLGVQDWMFAGSRVFVLPSSSGANQRKDHGGRPQRLDWWSELAEAVPAKTRRPDRPPAPALRTPAPPAARPT